One window of the Pelobates fuscus isolate aPelFus1 chromosome 12, aPelFus1.pri, whole genome shotgun sequence genome contains the following:
- the LOC134578556 gene encoding embryonic protein UVS.2-like: MAFRISLILMAYLLQCSNGVPLQINFGDLIKEADIPKEDPTPEPLDVFSVIESSNNGSERPIIEGDIAVKIGRSAIKCDNDTCRWNKDRNGAVNVPFVISADFSAQELDVITTAMQDFDTLTCVRFVPRSSEADYLMIIPDSGCWSYVGKMGGPQEVSLSKDSCITKGIAQHELNHALGFFHEHSRSDRDNYIHINKNNIIVGLADNFDKYNTNNLGLEYDYSSVMHYGRFAFSISQNLATIVPKPNSSVAIGQRYGLSNLDISKINKLYTCDACSTLLPDSTGSFVSANYPNNYPNNAKCFWLIRVPSDQVFLQFSAFDVQGSPSCSSDYLKVYDGANTSSPVLLDRACGTGQVPSLVSSGNLMLLEFASDSSITATGFKGSYSTVKCGSTLTSYSGVFSSPNYPSSYPALAQCTWVIIAPVGFKVSLNMTYFYLEIQRSCSNDYLVFYDGPTPTSPQIGKYCSMAKVPTITSTKNYLVIQFVSDESVQTRGFLAKYAFVPQN, encoded by the exons ATGGCCTTCAGAATCTCCCTCATTCTCATGGCCTACCTGTTACAATGTTCCAACGGAGTTCCTCTTCAG ATTAATTTTGGAGACCTCATCAAAGAAG CAGACATTCCCAAAGAGGACCCAACACCAGAGCCTTTGGATGTTTTTAGTGTCATTGAATCTTCCAACAACG GAAGTGAAAGACCTATTATTGAAGGCGACATAGCTGTGAAAATTGGCCGCAGCGCTATAAAATGCGACAATGATACGTGCCGGTGGAATAAGGACAGAAACGGAGCAGTCAACGTCCCATTCGTAATCTCTGCTGACTTCA GTGCCCAAGAGTTGGATGTTATTACTACCGCTATGCAAGATTTTGACACACTGACCTGTGTGCGTTTTGTCCCCCGCTCCTCGGAAGCTGATTACTTGATGATTATTCCTGACTCGGG ATGTTGGTCCTATGTTGGTAAAATGGGCGGACCCCAGGAGGTATCACTTTCAAAGGACAGCTGTATAACCAAGGGGATAGCCCAGCATGAGCTGAACCATGCCTTGGGATTCTTCCACGAGCACAGCAGGAGCGACCGCGATAACTACATtcacataaataaaaacaatatcatTGTCG GACTGGCTGACAACTTTGACAAGTATAATACCAATAATCTGGGCCTAGAATACGATTATTCTTCTGTTATGCACTATGGAAG GTTTGCCTTCTCCATATCTCAGAATTTAGCCACCATTGTCCCGAAGCCAAACTCAAGTGTAGCCATTGGTCAGCGATACGGACTCAGTAACTTGGATATTTCCAAAATAAACAAGCTGTACACGTGTG ATGCCTGCAGCACCTTATTGCCTGACTCTACAGGATCATTTGTTTCTGCTAACTACCCCAACAACTACCCCAATAATGCCAAATGTTTCTGGCTTATTCGAGTGCCTTCAGATCAG GTGTTCTTGCAGTTTAGTGCCTTCGATGTGCAGGGATCCCCTAGCTGCTCCTCTGATTACTTAAAGGTCTACGATGGAGCCAATACATCGTCACCGGTACTACTGGACAGAGCATGCGGCACAGGACAGGTCCCCTCTTTGGTATCTTCAGGGAATCTGATGCTTCTTGAATTTGCCAGCGATTCCAGCATAACAGCTACAGGTTTCAAGGGCTCATATAGCACTG TAAAATGTGGATCCACGCTTACCAGCTACTCTGGGGTCTTCTCCTCTCCAAATTACCCATCCAGTTACCCTGCTTTAGCACAATGTACCTGGGTGATCATTGCTCCAGTGGGATTTAAG GTGTCTTTGAATATGACATATTTTTATTTGGAGATTCAGCGTTCCTGCTCTAATGACTATTTGGTTTTCTATGATGGACCCACACCAACATCTCCACAGATTGGCAAATACTGTAGTATGGCCAAAGTCCCCACCATAACATCCACCAAAAATTATCTCGTCATTCAGTTCGTCAGTGATGAGTCTGTACAGACTAGAGGATTCCTGGCCAAATACGCATTTG TGCCGCAGAATTAA